TTGAAAGTGACGACAGTAATGGGCCGCCCCTTTTGTTTTTACATTTTGTCAAAAAAAAACTATAAAATCCGTTCCATTATCTCCCATGACGAAAGCATTTGAGTGCAGTAGATATGGAGCCTTGATGAACAAAATATGACACATTGTTGATTGTCCTACCTCAACAGAAACAGAGCAATCAAAACAAAAAAATTCAGGTGGTTTGCCGTGTATCATTGGGAGCAAGTCAAGCAAGGATTCTAAGATCAGTAAACTTACTTGGAACCAACCCCTGCAGTTCCTCCAGCGATCCGATCGAGCTTACGCCCATGAAGGAAACAGATGCACACAGCAGCTCATCAAAGTTCTTCAGCTTGTCCCGGACCTTATTCGTCCCGACCAACTCCACCGACACGCGCTTCTGGCTCGTCGAGAAGACGTACATTTCATCTGAACACAAAAGAGTGTGCATAAGAAGGTGGCATTGCCAATGTACTCCAAGATACAACTACAGCCGGAAACAAATTCAGTTTCCACTTGACAATTAGTGAGGAACAATGGTACGCTGCTTGGGATCTTATGTCTTGGAGGAAGCTGGGAAAGAATCAAAATTTCTTATTTCGATTCCATGGAGGCGGGGCAGCGGGCGCACGCACCTTGTTCCTCCTTGGTGAAGTCGTCGACGCGGTAGCGGAGGCGGAGCGCGTCGGGGAGCGCGATCCCGGCGCTGAGGGCTGAGGGGCGCGCAAAGGAGGCGGAGTGGTCGCCCGCGGCGGCGAAGTAGCGGCGGCCGGCGAGCGAGCCGTCGTggcggccgccggcgccgccgtccCAGTCGACGCCCACCCAGTCGCCAGAGTGGCCGTCGACGGGGCCCAGATAGCGCACTGTGCCGGAGCGGCGCGGGTCGCCCGCCGCGTGCACGCGCTGGCCCAGCCGGAacccggcggcgccggcggcggccatgTGGGTGTGATGCGGAGTGGAACTGGATCGGAGGGAGCAGAGCAGAGAGCGATGTGCCACTGACCAGGGTGGACCCACCCACGGCTCGTTTTGAGCAGCACTCCCTCCTTCCCAAATTATTCGATGTAGAAATGAATATTTGCATGCATTCTGATGATGTAAATCGGGTAGTCACAGCCTCAGCCTCGCCAACAATCTCTAATTTTGTGGAGAAAAAAAGTGAATGATCCTCTCGTGCGGTTAGAACCCACTTTGTGTTGCCTTCATTTTTTCGGGCAATCCTTTCAAGTCAGTAAAGACCTCTATCTATGCTGAGCTCCATCCACGAGGAGGTGTTGGGGACGAGGGTCTCATCGGCGACGCAGTTGCTGCCCATCTTGGCGTCAATGATAGGATTGCCGCACAGCTTAGCATCCGCCAGGCCGTTTCGTGCTTCCTTCAACGTCGGCGTTTCAACGAAGCGCTCGTTTCAGTGTCGACTGGTCAGAATAGATTGTGCATGCCTCCTTCTCTACTACCTGTACGATGACTGCAATAACAAACCACATGCATTAATTTTCATGCTAGAACCTAATACGCTTATGATATTGGGGAGGAAGGAGTACTCTTTGAGGCCAACGGAGAGATTGGCCAGAGGTGGCACAGGAGGGCGTGTGTGGAGCCTCGGATAGGAGAGTAGGGGAGGTGGATGAGCCGGTTCGGTGGATGGTCGCTAGAGTAGGGGCGGACGATTTCAAGTAGAGACGATGGATGTCAGAGCTGAGGCATCGGAGAGCCGAGCCACGTGACCCATGGGCAGCAGATAACAACTAGGGCcggggaaggaggcggcggcgcagactgCTTCATGGGGAACGTCTCTCAGAGAGAATATATGTACAAGTTTATAGAGGTAATTTTGGGATAGTCAAAAAACTGACAATGTAATAAATGGTTTGACTCACATAATTTCTTTGACATGTAACCATAGTGCTATTTCGGCAAGTTGACTTTTATTACTAGTATATTGGCATGTTTGATTTTCATCGGTGGTATTTTGGCTATTCTCTTGTACTATTTCCCTATCAATGAAATTGAAATTATGcaaatgataaaagaaatgttATAACTACTATTTAGAATCGTTAATGCAAATAAGTATtttaaaatataaaaataataagtCTTACAACTGTATACTTTGTGATGGAAGAGTAATTGCTGGAAAAACTTGCTTGGTTAATAAATTTGTAAAATGTGCATTTTGAAACAGAAGCCGCAAATTGGTTACAAGATGTGTGTGTGTCCCATCAATAAACCCTCTAAAACTCAAAAGGTTATAGTGTTTAAACTGGTTGAAATTCATTTGTAGTGATGTCAAAAAAAATTATGTCTACCAAAAGCACTAGCGTGTCAAAAACGTTTCACACTACATAAAAGAGTGTGGTTGTTATAAAATTAACAACCAATTAATAAGTGCTTAACACATACACATAATGGTTATCAACACATACGAAAAACACAACACAATATACAATCAAAATAATTAGCCTTATGCTCTAAAAAGCGCCAAGGATTATTTTTTAACAAGGAAAATGCTTCACTACTCTTCGTTAGCCTCTATGCCAACCTCTCTCATGTCTCGTCCGTTCTGATTCATATCTAAAAGTATCTACATCTGAGGTGTCATTTTTGTTTTCAATAATATTCGACGTACCATAAACATGCTTTGTTCAATTGGTATTGACATAACCACCCAAGTATAGCACTTATTTCTATTTGTCATCCCTCGTTTGTCCCCTGGCTCACGCTTCTGGTGTTACCATAGAAGTTGTCGCTTTAGACATCAAACATCGACACAttcttcaaaatgttgcttttgacCATTATTTTTTTATTATACCATATTATAAAAGTTTTATAATATTGTAACTTGAGAAGACACTTCTCAAACGAGTCCACATGTAAGATTCTCAACTATCCAATCCCAATATCAGCAATCAAAATTGTAAGGGTTTCGTCGTCCAGTTCACAGTAATTCGCCCATGAATCTTGATTCATCTTCAGTTGTTTTGTAAACACCGACGACCCAAATTTACTATGACAATTGTGCATCTCGTCAACCAATCTATGTTATTAGGCAAAAATAATAGCCCACCGAAATCAGACCATCACATGTACTACTGATTAGACAATGTGATACCTACGCTAATATCGACTATCTAACAACACTTGGTAAACCACGGTACTACTTACGCGATCGAATCGAAACGCATTAACTGTGTACCATCACAACAAAATTGAAAGCTAAACAACTCTCCTTTTTTGTAAAGACAAATAAAGGCTAAAAACTCtttattttatagccaaagaaaagagaagaaaaagaggaAATGTGAAGACAACTTTTGCACTCTTTGTGCACCGCTTGATTGATTAGCCGCTAAGCCATCCCAACCCCCCTCCCCCTCACGCGTCCTCCGTCGGCCATGGCGGCATATAAGCGGACCAAAGACAAGAAAAGGCGGAGACTTCTCTCGCCCGACTCCCCTTGCTTCTCCCCTCTTTCTTCTCCCCCTGATCTGGAGCAGACGCCACCTTCGCCGGATCCCCTCTAGGAGCGCTCCGCCCCCGAATCCGCCGGAACCCAGCCGACGCCGGCCATGAGCTCCTCCGAGTAGTAAGTCCCCCCCGCCGGCGGCGCCGCCGGTCTTTCCTTTCCCCGTCAGTTTCTTGAAGTTTTTTTTTTTTGGTCCGGGCGGGTGATTGATTGATGTGCGTGGGCTGCTGGCTGCAGCGACTACCTCTTCAAGCTGCTCCTCATCGGCGACTCCTCCGTCGGCAAGTCCTGCCTCCTCCTCCGCTTCGCCGTGAGAAAACCGATCCCCTTCCGCCTTCTCCGGCcgcgtttctttctttcttttgcgcGTGCCAAGAGAATTTATGAGGTTTGATAGATTGATTGATCCCTTTTGCAGGACGATGCGTACGTCGACACCTACATCAGTACCATCGGCGTTGATTTCGTAAGTACAGCAAAGGATCCCCTTTTCCTGTGATTGATGGAGCTCCATTAAGTAGCTGCTGCAAGTACAAGTTTCTGACTGAATCTGCTGAACTTTTTTCATGAATGTGTGCAGAAAATCCGGACCGTTGAGCTCGATGGCAAGTCGGTGAAGCTGCAGATTGTGAGTTTCAGCTTACACGAATTTTGCTGGTGCCAATTCATTTGTTTGGTAGCTCTGTTATCTGTTAATAATTGGGACATGGTGCTTGAATTCATTCTCACTTCATAGAAACCATATACAAGGGTGGGTGGGACTTGCTGTGCTAGATCTTGGTGTTAGGTTGTTACATGGATTGCTTTATCCAAAACGGTTGGTACCAACTCTGCAAGTTAATCAGGGGCTTCTGGTTTGTTTGCTCGACACATTGTCCCGACAATACTCAATATGGTTTGGCTGGCGGTTTTTGGTTCTTAACCATATTTAAGCTCCCCCAATGGTGGAACCAGGGAGGTGGGGATAATTGCATTTCTATAATTGTGGGGGGAATGCAGTGACACCTAGCAAAATATACCATCTGTCGAGCATGCCCTGGATTCAGCAATTGACGTAACTCCGTTGAGCTGCGGCGCACCTTTTTTTAGCTGATTTTATTGGGGAGGCTGGCACTTACGTGGAAAATAAAATGGCCTGATTTATCCTGTATTATGGCCTGTCGTTGATAACGCTGCACCAACTAAAGCTCGTAGttgtttggagaggaattgcttTATATTATAAGGGAGATCTTTTATGATAAGCCCCTGTGTGCATATCACCGAACTTAGATTGGGCCAGTGTGCTCCTCAAATAATTACTTACTGTACAACCTAGACTGTACATGCTTGCTAAGCAGTCATAGTTGCAAATAATTGGAAGCTATCGCGTTGGTTGGGTACCAGCTCTGCAAGTTAATTAGGGATTTCTTATTTATGCATTGTCCTGATAAAACTCGAGCGATTGGCTGGCAGTTTTTTTGTTCTTAATTCTGTGTTAAATTTGTCCAATTGGTGGAACCAGGGAGGTGGGAATAATTTCAGTATTAAGCTGTAGGGGAAAGCAGACACGTAGAAGTAATGTACCATCCGTGCAGCATTCTCTGAGCTCAAAAATTGCCGCAACTCTGTTGCACTGTCTGCGCGCCTTCTTTTAGGCTATTTCCATTAGGGAGGCGGATATTTGCTTGGAAAATAAAATGGCCTGGTTGGTCTTGTATTACCGCCTAtcgttgttgataatgttgcaccaACTAAAGCCCGTATTTGTTTCAAGAGGAGTCGCTTTATATTGTAAGGGAGGTCTGTTATGATAAACCCCTGTGTGTACATCACCGAACTTAGATTGGGCCACTGTACTCCCCGAGTAATTACTTACTGTACAACTTAGACTGTACATGCTTGCTAAGCAGTCATAATTACAAACAATTGGAAGCTATCGCGATGATGGTTATTGTTAGTTGAGACTTGATGTGTTAGGTCAGCATTGCTTTACAAAATCTACCTGTGTTCATTCACTCCTCCGGTTGTTGTAATGTAATGATGGTCTGTTCCTTGCTCAGTGGGACACAGCAGGCCAGGAAAGGTTCAGGACAATAACAAGCAGTTACTACCGGGGAGCGCATGGAATCATTGTAAGCCCTCATGGACGCCCATAGTACTGTTTATCCTGATCTTTTTTACGCCAGCGGTTGTTTCTTTTGGAATTGTTTTACTCCTCATATGCAGTAATACAGTACTACTCTTAAGATCGGTTGAATTGTTTCACAATTTCACTCTAGTCATTATTGAACTCAACTTATTCATTTTTGCCCCCCATTGTTTATTATGCTTTGTCACTAGGATCTACGTTTTCataaaattaccatggtgttaatACTTAATACTCCTCACTACACTTTTCAGATCGTATATGACGTGACAGATAGGGAAAGCTTCAACAATGTCAAGCAGTGGTTGAGTGAGATCGATAGGTATGCCAGTGACAGTGTGTGCAAGCTTCTAGTGGGGAACAAATGTGATTTGGTCGATAGTAAGGTCGTCGATACAGAGGAGGCCAAGGTAAACCCTTCTCTCTTTCTTGGTTCCATCGACATTTTTAGCCATATAGTCCAAATGACAACAGATTCCTGCGACCATGCTACAGTTCTAATGTCAAATTACTAAATTTCACAGCTTGCTGTTATCAACATTTAGAAAATAATGTGATTTCTTTTGTGTTGGCTCAAATACCCAACCGTGATTTTAGTTTGAGCATACATGGTATATTTGAATGGACAGAACAATGTGTCTCTAGTTGCCACAATAAAACAATAACCACCATGAATCTGTTTCATTCTTGATAAATTGACATGCTTCTTTATTCTTCTTGATACTCCTCTTCCTAATGCAGTTCCGATATGTGCTATTCATCAGGACAATTGCTCTGAATATGGTAATCAAGTGACTAACATATCTATGATGAATTTCAGGCTTTTGCAGAATCGTTGGGAATGAATTTTCTTGAGACAAGTGCAAAGGAAGCCATCAATGTGGAGACAGCTTTCTTAACCATGTCATCAGAAATCAAGAACAAGTAAGCCAAGAAATGCACATTTTTAGAGGCCCCTTTTCTTCCCAGTTTCTCTGTTATATTTGGCACTGATAGATCATCAAAATGAGCTGTATGCTTGTGGAAAGAAAAGCTCTGGGAATTCCGTAATTATATTTTCATTACTGGTTTTAAAATATGATAACCCAATGCTCATATTTTTCTTGGGCTCTGCATCATCAAGAGAGACCGGGAGAGCAATAAGGCCTTGCTTTTCTGAAGAAAATTCGACAGCAAGAGCAACAATGAACAACAGCTCCTCAAAACACTTCCCATGGGAGCTTTCATTACTTCGATTCTTTGACAATGATATCGCTTCAGTTTATATAGATATTCACATCAGTTTCCCTGAGGGCTAAATGCAGATCATACAGTTCTATCCTCTTATGGTTACTTTAGGCACCTTTAAAAAAAATCTTATGTGCATGCTTACCATGTGATAGTCTTGCCTTCTGTTCGAGTGATGGATCCTAGCTGACTACTGAGCTTTTTACTTGCCTGCAGGATGGCGAGCCAACCAACGGCGGAGAGGAAATCGACGGTCCATGTTCACATGAAAGGGCAGCCCATACAGCAGCAGAACAGCAGTTGCTGCTCCTCATAAGCTCAGCAAGTCGAGCAGTGAATTGGATATACTGAATACAGAATTTGTATACAACAGAGCGTGTGTTAATACTTACTGTTTTAATATACTTGTCACAGTTTGAGCTTGTTCTGCAATCTCATTAGTCATTACTTCGTCAGTGTTTTAGGCGCATTTGATGGATGTTAGGTTACAAAAATTGTATGAAAATATGGTCCAAGCTTGTCAGTCATCCTGTTATCTTTCAGAAAGGACCATATATTTGTTGCTAAGTCTTTAATCATTACTTTGTAGCAGAAATTGTATGAAAAATAATGGTTAATTCAACCTTGTCAGTCATCATGCTGTCATCTTTCTGATATAGTCTTGTGTTGTTAATTAGCTGGAGTTGTCTTTTGGCCACTTTTTTGGAACCTTGAAAGCTGGCTGATGTAATTCTTAAAATGGACATCAGGCCAGAAAACATTCAGCTTAGATATAAACCAATGAACTTTATATATATCATATGGTAACTGAAAACATGTGGGTTCCAGGTCATCTGTCAAAAAAGGACTATCATGTTGTTAACTTGTATATGTGGATTTTGTCTAGTGTTACTTTTGGACGGGAAAATTTGCCGGCAGGCAAGAATTTGCAACATTGATGAGCAAATCAATCTTGCAGACATGGGAAAAATTGCACAGAAGAAAACAGGCCTGCTTAcattgattcaaaaaccaacagtcACAGTTTGAGCTTGTTATGCAATCTTATTTTTCAGAGTAAATTGCCAAAAACCACCACAACTACACCGGTTTTCTCAGAAAACCACAGAACGGCTCACAGTTTGCGAAAAACAATATGTTTCAGTAAACCTTTTGCCGAGAGCGGTAAACTATCGATAGAGCTCGTTTTGACatgaaacctgacatgtgggtcccggtgTAAGTGATGATGTGGCACGGGAAACCCACACCGTTCGACTCTGGCATAGGACCCACTTGTCAACCTTTCTcccgcttcttcctcctccttgctccTGTACTGCTCCCACCCACGAGCCCCACGAATGGGAGCTGCCGCCGCCGCACTAGACGCCCGACCGCCCCGTTCGCCCCCTGCCTGGCCGCATCTTCCTCTGCACTAGCGCTACCTTGTTTCCATTCCATTCACTTATCTACAGCTATACGGAGCACTAGCACAACACCactacctccgtcctgatttattggtccccttaatattttgtgtcaaattttaacCATAGATTTAACAAATattatgttaatgcatgtcacaaaaaattatatcgttggattcgtatttgaacatattttCCGATAATATTGTTTTGTTATGTACTTATAGTTTAGTTAGTTAATATCATGATCAAGGTTTTTAATTTCGGAAACCAAATTATTTCGGAGCTCACTGAAATATGCGAAATTCTGAAATTTCGCGTATTTCGGAAATTATTTCGGATTTTGCGATTTCAAGTTTCACTTAATTTTACTGAATTTTaacaaatattttttaaaattagtttgaatctgCATCCAAATTTCGGG
The sequence above is a segment of the Triticum dicoccoides isolate Atlit2015 ecotype Zavitan chromosome 1A, WEW_v2.0, whole genome shotgun sequence genome. Coding sequences within it:
- the LOC119358319 gene encoding ras-related protein RABD1-like produces the protein MSSSEYDYLFKLLLIGDSSVGKSCLLLRFADDAYVDTYISTIGVDFKIRTVELDGKSVKLQIWDTAGQERFRTITSSYYRGAHGIIIVYDVTDRESFNNVKQWLSEIDRYASDSVCKLLVGNKCDLVDSKVVDTEEAKAFAESLGMNFLETSAKEAINVETAFLTMSSEIKNKMASQPTAERKSTVHVHMKGQPIQQQNSSCCSS